From Paenibacillus graminis:
TGTTAAACTAATCCGTTCATCACCATACAAAAAACCGGTAATACACCGATTGCCATACTGCACATGCTGCACATGCACACTGCCCGCCTTATCCGGCGATTACATTTCATATGAGTTGTACGCGAACCGCACCATAAGAGTCTGCTTTTTGGGAAGGAAAAAGGATTCTTATTTAGGCCGATTCATGTTATATTTTATTATTTATAAAAAGACATTGTCAAGAGAGTCGATAACTGCATTAAAGTCAAGACAATCAGTCGGGGAAGTAAATTTCCTCTTCATCGCCTTCAAAATCTTCTTCCTCGCGTAAAATATTCAGTACCTGGCGCACCATATCCCCGGAAAATCCCCGCCGCATAAGAAATGCGCCGGTCTTTCTGCGCTTGTCATTCACATCGCCGCGGATCAAATTCCATTTCTTTCTTCCCGTCTGCAAAGCGCTCTCCAGCTCCTGCTCGGGAGTAATATTCTCCAGCGCCTCGGAAATCAGCAGCTTGTCAATGCCCTTCTCGCGCAGTTCCTGACGGATCCACAGCTTGCCTTTGCGCTGGTTCGTAATACGCTGCTCTGCCCATTGCTTGGCATACAGGGGATCATCCAGCAGACGCTCCTGCTGCAGCCGCACCAGAACTTCGGCAATAATAGTCTCTCCTATTTCCTTCTCCCGTAAACGGCGGGCCATCTCCTGAGACGTCCGGGGCTTACGCTCCAGATACCGCAGGCCCTCCACATAAGCCCGCTGGCGTTCATCCGCTACAACGATCTCTTCCAGATCAGTCTTCATGAAAGAGCTGCCTGTAATCATCCGGTACTTAATCATGACATCTTCATGAACGGTCATCTGATAGGTGCCGAAATGAATAATATAACGGTGGTCAGACTTTTTCTGCCGTTCCACCCGTGTAATCACCAGCTGCTCATCCGCAGGAAAATCAGCCAGCACCTGCTCGTCCTGCTCTTCGGGTTCGGGATTTAATTGTATGACCATGGATGGCTCTCACCTCATTGCTATTGTAAGTCTGGTTCATTTTATGAAAAAGCGCCCTGTCAGATCATTCACAGGGCGCTCGATATCTTACCAAGTATTCAATTTAGAAGATTGAATATCAAGTTATTCGATTTCAAGCAGCAGCTTTTCTTCTTCCTCTTGCTCCGCTGCCACATCAGATTCAGTTGGCGCAGCCACAATTGTTGACAGATTGCTTGCTTCACGAATCTTATTCTCAATCAACAGGGCAATATCCTGGTGTTCCTTCAGGAACTGCTTAGAATTCTCACGGCCTTGTCCAAGACGCTCACCTTCGTAAGAGTACCAGGCACCGCTCTTGTTGACGATGTCCATTTCAGTACCAATGTCCACGAGGCTTCCTTCTTTGGAGATTCCTTCACCATACATGATATCAACATCAGCCTGCTTGAACGGAGGAGCTACCTTGTTCTTCACAACCTTGATCTTGGTGCGGTTGCCCACCACATCGTTGCCCATCTTAATGCTCTCAACGCGGCGCACATCCAGACGCACGGAAGAGTAGAATTTCAATGCCCGGCCGCCGGGTGTTGTTTCCGGGTTACCGAACATTACACCAATCTTCTCACGAAGCTGGTTGATGAAGATAGCAATGGTATTCGACTTGTTGATTGCCCCGGACAGCTTCCGCAAAGCCTGAGACATCAGGCGGGCCTGCAAGCCTACATGGGAATCACCCATGTCGCCTTCGATTTCCGCTTTCGGAACCAATGCTGCCACGGAGTCCACTACGATGATGTCGACCGCACCACTGCGGACAAGTGCTTCAGCGATTTCCAGCGCCTGCTCGCCGGTGTCCGGCTGGGACAGCAGCAGCTCATCGATGTTAACGCCAAGCGCGTTAGCGTATTTAGGATCAAGCGCATGCTCAGCATCGATAAATGCAGCTTGTCCGCCAACCTTTTGCACTTCTGCAATCGCATGCAAGGCAACTGTTGTCTTACCGGAAGATTCCGGTCCATATACTTCAATAATACGTCCTTTGGGAAGTCCGCCTATACCTAGTGCAATATCAAGTGCCAAAGATCCGCTAGGTACCACTTCCACCTTCATGTGGTTGGATTCTCCCAATTTCATGATCGAACCTTTACCGAATTGTTTTTCTATTTGACGAAGCGCCATATCAAGCGCCGCACGACGATCTGACAATCAGACCACTTCCTTCACTGTTTATAGTACTATAATAACGTGTTTTGGAGGTCTTGCCAAGCTTTTTTTCGAACATACATTCGTTTTTTTTGTCCTGCGGGGGAATACTCCCTTTTATTGTAAGCCTCCTTCCGGATCTGGTGCTAACCCAGAATATTCGATCACCGGACGCCGGACAGTGCCTTCTTCCAAAGGACAGGCTGCAGGTTCATGCCTATTAATATAACAAAAAACCGCAGCAGGGATGTCTCAGTGCCACGGTTCTTCCGTATACTTGAATTATATACTGGGTATTCAGGTTATTGCAAGGCTGACCCTTCAAGCGGTGTATCCACCTTGCGCTCCTCCAGTCTGCGCCAGAGGCGGTACAGAAGCGACTTCACCGTCCGCAAACGGATGTTCTCCCTCGTACCCTTAAGGTTCAGCTCATAGACCTCGGTAGGCCGGCCGCGTTCCGCCAGTCCGATGAACACAAGCCCGACCGGCTTGCGTTCAGAATATCCCGGACCGGCTACACCGGTAACCGACAATCCGAAATCACTGTCTGCAATCATTCTGACCTGATCCGCCAGCACCTCGGCTACTTCCCGGCTTACCGCGCCCGGCGCATCCGGTCCCTCCAGAAGGGCTGACGGCACATTCAGCAGCTTCTTCTTCATATCATTGGAATAGCATACGATTCCTCCGAGAAACATCGAGGCGCTGCCCGGAATATTCGTAATGCTCTCCATCAGCAGGCCGCCGGTGCAGCTCTCCGCCGCACTCACAGTCAATCCGGCATCCGCCATCCAATCGACGATCAGCTGTTCCAGCGGCACATCGATATTGGCGTACATATGCTCCGGCAGGATCTCCTGAATTGTCTTCTCCAGCACTTCCAGCTTCTGCATGGCCTCCCGTTCAGAAGGGGCTTTGGTGGATATGCGGACCGTTACCTCGCCCTCCTTGGCATAAGGAGCAATAGTCGGATCACTCTGATTCCTAATCAGGTCAATCAGCTTATCCTCCAAAAGGGATTCTCCAATGCCGGCGAACTTAAGCATCTTCGAATAAATCGGCATTTCACCGGTCAGTGCATGCTGCTGCAGCCAAGGTTTGGCCTGGCCTGTGAACATAGGCTTCATCTCACGCGGAGGACCGGGAAGTACAATGTAATATTTGCCTCCGTCTGCAAGCGCAAGGCCCACAGCAAGCCCCGTTTCGTTCGGAAGCGGTGTGGTTCCATCAATGATAAGTGCCTGTTTGCGGTTATTTTCGGTCATTACAATCTTGCGTTCATCAAAAAAACGCTGGACATGATCCATGGCAAGCTGATCAATATGCAGGCTGCGGCCCAGGGAAGCCGCAAGCGCGTCTTTGGTAAGATCATCTTCGGTGGGGCCAATTCCGCCGGTGAAAAGAATGACATCCGCACGGCTGCGGGCAATTTCGATGGCCTGCTGAAGGCGGCTGCTGTTATCCCCAACGACGGTCTGAAAGAACACATCGATTCCAAGCGCCGCCAGCTCCTGGGATAGAAACTGGGCATTGCTGTTTACGATCTGTCCAAGTAAAAGTTCTGTACCAACGGCAATAATTTCCGCTTTCATAGCTGGCTTTCTCCTCCTGGATGTAGAGTAACACAAGTTATATTGGGCTTAGCGGTTAAGCGTTATGAAGCTCCAGCAAATCTTTATTTTTTACGAAATAGTCAATGCCGGAATAGATAGTAACAAGTGCTGCAGCCCAGATGGCAATATCATCTACAGGAATACTGACGAATTGAAACGGAAAGTTATTCAGCAGCAGCAGTGAAATTGCAACAATCTGAATAACAGTCTTTATCTTGCCCCACCTGCTGGCAGCAACCACTTTACCTTCGAGCAGCGCTACCTGGCGCAGTCCGGTTACTGCGAACTCGCGGCTGATAATAACGATTGCGATCCATGAGTCGCATCTGCCCAGTTCCACCAGGGAAATCAGCACAGCCGAGACCAGCAGCTTGTCCGCAAGAGGGTCGAGCAGCTTGCCCAGATTGGTGACCATGTTGTATTTCCGGGCGATATAACCGTCTATGCCATCGGTGCTGGCCGCAAGCAAAAAGATCACCGCTGCAATCAGATGATTAAAGGAAAGCTGGAACGAGCCCCAATGAATCGGTTCCGGATAAAAGCTGAAATTAATCAGCAAGAAAAACATCATAATCGGGATAAGACAAATACGTGCCAGCGTAATGCGGTTAGGCAAATTCACAGAAGTTCCTCCCTTGATCCGTACGAATCCGATATTCCACTATCTCAGGCTGAAACGGCTAGCCGTCCTTGTAAAAGCTTATGCTTGGTTCCGAAGCAGCGATACTACGTATCGCTTTAAGGTACCCGTTTCAGCAGAAATAGAAGGATAATTTATAGTACGAAGCATATATTCTTACATTTTCTAAAAAACTGCTTACGCAAGTATATTATAGCCCTATGTAGGTGTCAAAAAAACACAAAGCACCCCGCAGGCGAGAAATCAGCAAGCAGTGCGGGGTACGAAAATCTTACTTTAAGTTATTAAACTGCAGATCCAGCGGTAAATCGGCTTTGCGCAGAATCTGGATAATCTGCTGCAGATCATCACGGCTTTTGCCGGTTACGCGGATTTGGTCCCCCTGGATTTGACTTTTCACCTTCAGCTTCGAATCACGGATCAGAATGTTGATTTTTTTGGCATTTTCCTGATCAATTCCCTGCTTAAGACCCAGACGCTGGCGCACAGTGCCCAGAGAAGCCGGTTCAACTTTGCCAAAATCCAGATTCTTGAGTGTAATGCCGCGCTTGACCATCTTCGACTGTAAAATATCGATGACGGCATTCAGCTTGTATTCATCTTCTGAAGCGATAATAAGCGCATCCTTCTCCAGCTTCAGACTGCTCTTGCTGTTCTTGAAGTCAAAGCGGTTATCGATCTCCTTCTCCGTCTGGTGAACAGCATTGGTCAACTCCTGCATGTCCATTTTGGACACGATATCAAATGAACTTTCCGAACTCAATTCATCCACTTCCTTTGTTAGCAAATATTCTTTTCCTATTATATGAGAAAGGAACTCTTAAGTCTAATTTGGCAGATAAAACCCGACACACAAAACAGCCCCACCAAAGTGGAGCCGTTCTGTGTAAAGGCAGGAACCCTCTTCCCCCAGATCCGATGAATGGGGAGACGCCGCGTGTCGCTATTGTCTGCTGCGTGAGGGGGCCCGGAACATATCCAAAATCCCGAGCAGAATATGTGCCAGTCCAAAGCCCAAAATGCCATAACCCCAGGCACTCGGTGTCAGATAGTAACCGAGGAGACTGACGATAATACCAAGCCCTGTTACGATCCAGCTAGCGGTCATGAGAGAATACACCTCACTTTGGCGTAAGAACTGTAAATCAGTCTTAGGTTCTCCTAAAAGCCAAAGTATATACATTGGATGCTCATTCGGGAGTTGTATTCTCCTGATTGGTTACATTGTCCTGGCTTCCCTCAGTGCCGCTGTTCTGTGTTCCTGTTGGGTCTCCGGACGCTGAGCTATCATCCAGCTCCAGAAGAAGCCGGGATGAGGTTTTGCCGTCTGTGATTACTTGTCCGTTGACTGTTATTTCCGTAGCCGGGGAGTACCCGGACTTAATGTACATGCCTTCACTGTCGAGCGTGAAGCTCAGGTTGTCCCCGGCAGCAGTATTGCCGAAGCTCAGCTTCTCTCCTTTGGAGTTCTCGCCTTTGTAGACTTCAAGCCAGCTCACCCCACTCGCAGCGATCTGCACCTGAACAGCGCTTCCAGCAGGTGCTGACACCTTATACACCGTCGTTTTTCCCGATTTGCGGTCCTGAGTGACCGTAACCTCCTCGGAGGATGGGGATGGGGATGGAGATGGTGAAGCCGATGGAGCTGTTGTCGCCTCAGGAGTTGCTGTGCCCGAACCGGCACCTGCCGAAGCGGAAGGCGCTGCAACACCTCCTCCCACTGCAGTAGGTGAAGGCTGAACCTTCGATGGATCCTGTGTAGCCGTGGTCAGACTGCCAGGTTCGGCTTTGTCCGGTTCCGGTTTGTTCATATTGGAAGAAGCGTACATGTAAATCACCACGATAATAAGCACGGGAAAGGTCCACATCAGAACTGTTGGCAGCCATTTCGCATTCCGTTCCGTTTCTGGTCTGCGGCTGCGCTTCTGTATCACTGTTTCCATCGGTGTCTCTACCGGAGCGGCAGGCACGTTGCCGTGCTCCTCCATCAGCTCGTCGGGATTTACATCCACGGCCTCCGCATAGGTTTTGATGAATGCCCGGACATAAAAGCTTCCCGGCAACACCTTATAATCCCCCGCTTCGATGGCTTCTAAATATTTTTTGCGGATTTTCGTTACTTCCTGGACATCATCAAGGCTCATCCCTTTTTGCAGACGCGCCTCCTTCAAATGCCGGCCCAGTTCCGACATACCATCACCTCCTAAGTGTGTAGTGCCGCTATCAGCAGCTTTTTATAGATCATCACTGTAGCTCGTCGTGAACGAGTCGTACAATATCTCTTCGCTTGGTATATTGCGCAGCTCGATAATAATATCGAAATTATCATAGGTGTATTCAGATTCCCGCACAAAAATATCCGGGTGCTCAATCACCTTCGTGCTTGGCATGCTCATCACATGCTGCAGCAGATTATAGTGCTTCTCGTTGGAACGGATCGTGCTGACAATACCGTCAATAATGAATACATTGTGCGGATTCATTTCATCTTCAGCGAGCTGGCTGCGCACCGTCTGGCGCAATAACGTCGAAGAGACAAACGTCCAGCGCTTCATGGCGCAGACACTGCCGGCGATAATCGATTCCGTCTTGCCGACACGCGGCATGCCCCGAAGACCTATAACCTGATTTCCTTCCCGTTTAAACAGCTCACCGAGAAAATCAACCAGCAGCCCCAGTTCATCCCTGGTGAACCGGAACGTCTTGCGGTCATCCGAGTCACGGTCGATATAGCGCCCATGCCGTACGGCCAGCTTGTCAACAAGCCGCGGGGAACGCAGCGCAGTCACCGTTATATTATCAACTTTTTTGAGCATTTCGCCCATCAGCATGATTTTTTCATCGTCACTTGTTTCCAGCAGCATTCCGCGGGTCTTGCCTTCTACTCCGTTAATGGTCAGGATATTGACCTCCAGCATTCCGAGCATTGAAGCGATATCACCAAGCAGACCAGGTCTGTTCTTATGTATCTTATACTCCATGTACCATTGTTTATATTCCACTTGCTACACCTCATAGATTCCTTTTCCCGTAACTTTGCGGCATACACCAAAAAAAGCCGGCTTCGGCAAAGTGTTCTGAACACGGGTCATGTTAATGATATATAAAATAATTTTGAAAGGCAAGGACACTATTGTAATAATTGCAGAAAAGCTCCCGCGAGGGGAGCTTGTTCCGCGAGCTATGCGTTTTTCTTCGCCAGCTTCACCATGAGGGAAGCAATGGTATGCTTCTCATCATCCGTGCCGACATCCCACAGCTCTTTGATCGCCCGGTTGGAGTAATTACCCGGATCGACTTTTTTATCGAGAAACTCCCCGATTTCAAAAGCCAGCTTGGAAATGGTTTCTTCGCTCATCCCCATTTTTTCAGCCTGAATGACCCGGTCTCCCAGAAAGCTCTTCCAGGTATCAAAGTTCTTCACTACGGAGTCTGTTGACATCTTAAATCCTCCTCAAAATGTTGTGGGTTACGTGAGATTTAAAAGCAACAGTTATAATATGTCTCCGCCCGGATATTCTTATGCTGGAGCATTTCTCCAAGTCCAAGTAAAAGCAGGTGCCCCCGTAATGTGGCGGCACCCGCTTTAGTGGGGAATAATGACTGCATTTAAACTTCAGGTGATCCACCCGCCGTTCGGACTGATGATCTGCCCGGTAATATAACCGGATTCCGGAAGCGCCAGAAAATACACCAGCGAAGAGATCTCCTCTGGAGAAGCCAGACGTCCTGCCGGAATCTCCTCCTCCAGCATCCGCATCTCATCCGCCTGCAGGCCGGCGAGCATCGCCGTCTGTACGGCTCCAGGGGCTACGGCATTGACCGTGACACCCGATGGGGCCAATTCCTTCGCAAGTGCCTTAGTAAAGGCATTCACACCGCCTTTGCTGGCGGAATAAGCGACCTCACAGGAGGCGCCGGAAATTCCCCAGACCGAGGATACATTGATAATCCGTCCATACCGCTGGGACACCATATATGGCATAAAAATCTGGCTGCACAGGAAGGTGCCTTTCAGATTGACCGCCATGATCTCGTCCCATTCTTCCTCAGTCACATCCGCCAGCATCCCGTAATGCGCCTTGCCGGCGTTATTTACCAGAATATCCGGCTGCATTCCGCTGATTGCGAGCCTTTCGGCCATGCGCACAAGCTGGCTGCGGTCCTTCATATCCGCAGCCACTGTCATTACCTTGGCTCCAAGCGCCATACAGCGCCGGGCCACATCATTCGCCGCTTCGTGCGAATTCATATAATGAATCACAATATTCATTCCGACCGAGGCAAAGCGCTCGGCAATCGCACCGCCGATTCCCCCGCTGCCTCCGGTAATAAGCACGGTCATTTCCCCGATTGGTTTGCTGTTCTCTCCCGAAAGCGTCATTAAGGGCTCACCACAAGCGACACTGCAAGCTGCTCCCAGTCGACATGCGAGCGCAGACGTTCGTTGACTTCTTCCAGGGTGATCGATTCATAAAGCGGAAGCACTTCAAAAAGGTCCCCTCCGCGGAACTGGTACCGCGTGAATTCATGGGCAATGCTCTCAGGCGAATTCAGCATGCGCAGATAGCCGCCGATTTTCTTTTTGCGGGCCCGTTCAAAATCCTTCTCCGCAAAACCAGACTCCAGCACGAGATTAATTTCTTCTTTAATCCGCTTCAGCAGCAGATCAGTGTCTTTGGTATCACCGCCGATAGCCGAAAACGCATATTGCGGCGAGCTGTTGAATTCATGTCCGAAGCTGTCCGAAATCAGCTCTTCGTCATACAGTTTCTGGTACAGTGCCGTACTGCTCCCGAGCAGCAGGTCCAGCATCAGCTTGGTCGTCAAATCGCGGCGCACCGCAGCTTCCCCGGTCAGGCCCTCCGCCTTTTCCTTGAAGCCAAACAGCATTTTCGGCATGGATACCGCCAGTCTGCTCTCCTTGACTTTTGTGGCCACCTGGGCAGGCTCTTCCTCAAATATACGCTGGATTTCACCCTGCTTGCCGTAAGATTTGCTGTTCTGGTTGCTGCGGACCAGCTCGAACACCTTCTCCGGATCGACTCCGCCGACTACAAACAACAGCATATTGCTGGGATGGTAGAAGGAATTGTAGCAGGTATACAAGGTTTCTTTGGTAATCGTGGCAATCGATTCGATGGTACCGGCAATATCGATATGGACCGGATGTTTGGAATACATGGCTTCGATCAAACCAAAATAAACGCGCCAGTCGGGATTATCCGCATACATGTTGATTTCCTGGCCGATGATGCCCTTTTCCTTCTCCACATTCTCATCGGTGAAATAAGGCCGCTGCACGAAATCCACAAGCGTACTCAGGTTGGTCTCGATATTTTCAGTTGCCGAAAAGAGGTATACCGTCTGGTCAAAGCTGGTGAACGCATTGGCTGAAGCTCCGTTGGAGGCAAAGGTGGCGAAAATATCGCCTTCCGGCTCCTCGAACATTTTATGCTCCAGAAAGTGGGCTATGCCGTCAGGAACTGTCGTTTCTTCGCTCCCTGCAACCTTGAAATGATTATCCACCGACCCGTATTTGGTTGCAAAGGTAGCATAGGTTTTGAGAAAAGCCGGCTTCGGCAGCACATACACCTGCAGACCGTTATCCATAACCTCGTGATACAGCGTTTCTTGAAGTTTCTCGTAATGAATCTTTTCCACCGCTATTCCCCCTTCCCTGTCAGAAAATAAATCGTATCCAGCTCAAAGGTCCCGGCCGCAGCCTTCACATCTTCTGCTCCCGTGCTGTCTACCTGAGCCAGGAGTTCCTGGGCGGAGCGGTCTTTTCCGGACAACTGGCGGTTGAAATCAAAGGAAATCATTTCAAAAGCGGAGTCCTGAATTTCGGAGAGCAGATTGCGGATCATGGCTTTGGTCTGGCTCAGCTCCAGCTCGGTGATATTCCCGGCCTGGAGCTCATCCAGCTGCCTGCGGATAATGTCCACGGCTTTGCTGTAATTCTGTGTCTCAATCCCCGATTGAATCGTGCCAATGCCTTTATGACCGTCATAACGCGAGGATGCGTAATAAGCCAGGCTCTCTTTCTCCCGCACGTTCACAAACAGCTTGGAGTGCGGATATCCGCCCAGAATGCCGTTATACATAAGCGCTGAAGCATACCTGTCGTCTTTGTAAGTAATTGAGGTGCGCAGACCCATGTTAAGCTTCCCTTGACTGACATCGAGCTTCTCTTCCACCGTGCGGACCTCAGAAACGGTTACCGGTGAAAAATTGGAGGAATATCCCGCTGTGTTCCCATGGGCACGGCCGAAATGGCGGGTTACCAGCTTCTCAACTTCCTCAGGGGTGGTGTCACCTACAACATACAGGTCGAGAATGGCCCCGCCCAGCCAGGAATTATAGGACTGATAGAGCGATTCAGGGGTAATGCCGTCGAGGTCGGCTCTTTGGCCCAGCGGGTGAAGACGATAAGGTTCCTTCCGGCACATTTCTTCAATGCAGCGTTCGGCAGCATAACGGATTTTGTCGTTGACGATGGCCTCCAGCTTCTTGCGCACGGTTTCGCGCTCTGTAGCTACATAGGAAGCACGGAAACACCCTGCCTCCAGCAGCGGCTTCGTCAGCACCTCTCCGAGAAACGCAAACGATTCGCCCAGCAGGCTTTCTTTGCTCTGCACGAAGGAATCATTGATCGTATCCATGCGAAACTGGACAATCTGATAGTCGCCTCTTTTATAAATGTCAAAACCGAAACCGGCCCCGTACAGCTCCTCCAAACGCTCACGGAACTGTGTGGTTTCGGGATAATTCGCCGTCCCTCTGCGCAGCACAAAGGGAATTAGCGCAGTCGGGGTTACCGTATTTTCATCAAGCGGAACACCGGCATAGAGTGAGATGGCGAATGTCTTGAACGCCTTGGTCGGCAGGACGTGAATACGCATACCTGCGGCGCTGCCATGTTGGAATCCAATATTTGTCAAGTCCAAAACTCCTTTGCAGCGGGGATAACTGTCATATAAGCTGAACTTAAGAGTAATGGCAAGCTGAATTCTTAAGTTCACACTCCATACAACAAGTTTATGAAGTATTATCCATTCTAAACCATTCCAAAGTAAGGAAGCAACCGGAAGCAGGCTGCCGGTTGCTCTTGGTCGATTTCTGTCTGATATGTGCTATCTTATTGCTGGCTACATGCAGAAAATATGCTGGCCGATGGTCTTCACCTGCGGACGGCCCCAGATCCATTTGGAAGTGGCTGTCTTCGGATTGAAGTAATAAATGCAGCCGCCGGAAGGGTCCCAGCCGTTGAGGGCCTGCTGCACCGCTTTGCGCGCCTGTTCATTCGGCTCAAGATAAATCTGCCCGTCTGCTACTGCGGTGAAAGCGCCCGGCTGAAAAATCACACCGGAAGGTGTATTCGGAAAGCTTGGTGATTTCACCCGGTTCAGAATCACTGCGGCCACAGCAACCTGGCCTTCAAACGGTTCACCGCGCGACTCTCCATATACGGCATTGGCCATAATCTTGAGATCATTCTCCGACAACCCCATGGTGTTGCCTGAGCTAAGTTCGGCTGTATTCGTGTTAGCCGCATTTGAAGCTCCGGCGTTTCCGTTGCCTCCATTCTTCTTGGCGGTGCTGGTTGAAGGTTCTGTAGGCTTCCAGGCTTTGGTGGCGTTATAGAGCTTCAGCTTTGTTTTGGCCCCGACAACACCGTCAGCTTTCATCCCAAATTTCCACTGGAACCAGGTAACTGCATTTTTAGTTTTGGCCCCGAATTGGCTGTCTATGGCACCTGCATAAAATCCGAGATGCTTGAGCCTGCCCTGCAGCTCGTAGACATCCTGTCCGGAAGAACCCACCTTAAGCAGGGTCGTCCCAAATGCAGGCAGTGCCTCTTCCTCCGGAACAGTGCTCCCCGTCGTTGGAGATGTATGATTATTCTGATTTGCGTAGACTGCACCTGGTTCCTTGATAAGAATAGCTGTGAATGGTGCAGCTGCCAGTGTAAGGGTTAGTGCGGCAAATATCCATTGCTTATGCTTTGTCATTGGGGATCGCTCTACCTTTCTCTTGTAAGTTCTGCATGGATGGCTAAAGTTATTATGACGACTGGCAGGGCATCCTATGCATTACCGCCTTCGAAACAAGCTGTCTCGGTCGATCCGTTTGACTTGGAATGCAACAACCCCCTTTCCTTAAGGAAAGGGGGTTGTTGCCGAAAAAATAAAAGCAATAGCTAAGAGCTAATCCGGTTATGCTGGTATTGCTCTAGCGACATCAACACCTCGCGAGGTTTACTGCCCTCGTATGGCCCGATCACGCTCCGGGCCTCCATCGCATCGATCAGCCGCGCAGCGCGGGTATAACCGACACGCATGCGCCGCTGAAGCAGCGATACCGATGCTTGCTTTGCTTCCAGCACAATCTGTACCGCCTGCTCATACAATTCATCCTGCGGCTCATTGTCTTCAGTTACCGTGTCATCCACTTCAGGGACAATGGACTCATCGTAATTGGCTTCCCCTTGGCTGCTGACATACTGGACAATGGTTTCCACTTCCTGATCGCTCATAAAAGCACCCTGGACGCGTATCGGCTTAGAAGCGCCCATAGGCAGGAAGAGCATATCGCCCCGCCCCAGCAGCTTCTCCGCTCCCGGCATATCCAGAATGGTCCGCGAATCAACATTAGAGGATACCCCGAACGCAATACGTGAAGGAATATTAGCTTTAATGAGTCCAGTGATGACATCGACTGACGGGCGCTGGGTTGCAATGATTAAGTGGATGCCTGCTGCTCGGGCCATTTGGGCCAGGCGACAGATCGCATCCTCGACATCGCTCGCCGCAACCATCATGAGATCGGCAAGCTCGTCCACAATCACAACAATATAGGGCAGCACCGCAGCCGGGTTATCCTTCATCAGATTATTGTAGCCTTCAACATTCCGTGTGCCCGATTTGGAGAATAGTTCATATCTTTTCTCCATTTCAACCACGATTTTCTTCAGCGCCAGACTGGCCCGCTTGGGATCTGTAACGACTGGAGCGAGCAGATGAGGAATCCCGTTATACACATTAAGCTCAACCATCTTGGGGTCAACCATCAGAAACTTAACCTCATTCGGTTTGGCCTTATATAAAATGCTGGTTATAATGCCGTTAATGCAGACAGACTTCCCGGAACCCGTTGCTCCCGCTACGAGGAGATGGGGCATCTTGGCTAAATTGCCGACAATGGTCTGCCCGGAAATATCGCGCCCGAAGGCAATCGATAACCTGGATTCGGCATCCTGGAAAATCTGGGTCTCCATAACCTCGCGCATGGTTACGACCGACACCTCCGGATTGGGCACTTCAATCCCGATGGCAGACTTACCTGGAATAGGCGCCTCCATACGGATATCCTTGGCCGCCAGGGCCAGCGCAATATCATCCGTCAGATTCACAATGCGGCTGACCTTGACGCCGATATCCGGTTGAATCTCGTACCTTGTCACC
This genomic window contains:
- the ymfI gene encoding elongation factor P 5-aminopentanone reductase produces the protein MTLSGENSKPIGEMTVLITGGSGGIGGAIAERFASVGMNIVIHYMNSHEAANDVARRCMALGAKVMTVAADMKDRSQLVRMAERLAISGMQPDILVNNAGKAHYGMLADVTEEEWDEIMAVNLKGTFLCSQIFMPYMVSQRYGRIINVSSVWGISGASCEVAYSASKGGVNAFTKALAKELAPSGVTVNAVAPGAVQTAMLAGLQADEMRMLEEEIPAGRLASPEEISSLVYFLALPESGYITGQIISPNGGWIT
- a CDS encoding DUF3243 domain-containing protein, whose product is MSTDSVVKNFDTWKSFLGDRVIQAEKMGMSEETISKLAFEIGEFLDKKVDPGNYSNRAIKELWDVGTDDEKHTIASLMVKLAKKNA
- the yfmF gene encoding EF-P 5-aminopentanol modification-associated protein YfmF, which gives rise to MRIHVLPTKAFKTFAISLYAGVPLDENTVTPTALIPFVLRRGTANYPETTQFRERLEELYGAGFGFDIYKRGDYQIVQFRMDTINDSFVQSKESLLGESFAFLGEVLTKPLLEAGCFRASYVATERETVRKKLEAIVNDKIRYAAERCIEEMCRKEPYRLHPLGQRADLDGITPESLYQSYNSWLGGAILDLYVVGDTTPEEVEKLVTRHFGRAHGNTAGYSSNFSPVTVSEVRTVEEKLDVSQGKLNMGLRTSITYKDDRYASALMYNGILGGYPHSKLFVNVREKESLAYYASSRYDGHKGIGTIQSGIETQNYSKAVDIIRRQLDELQAGNITELELSQTKAMIRNLLSEIQDSAFEMISFDFNRQLSGKDRSAQELLAQVDSTGAEDVKAAAGTFELDTIYFLTGKGE
- the sleB gene encoding spore cortex-lytic enzyme, yielding MTKHKQWIFAALTLTLAAAPFTAILIKEPGAVYANQNNHTSPTTGSTVPEEEALPAFGTTLLKVGSSGQDVYELQGRLKHLGFYAGAIDSQFGAKTKNAVTWFQWKFGMKADGVVGAKTKLKLYNATKAWKPTEPSTSTAKKNGGNGNAGASNAANTNTAELSSGNTMGLSENDLKIMANAVYGESRGEPFEGQVAVAAVILNRVKSPSFPNTPSGVIFQPGAFTAVADGQIYLEPNEQARKAVQQALNGWDPSGGCIYYFNPKTATSKWIWGRPQVKTIGQHIFCM
- the yfmH gene encoding EF-P 5-aminopentanol modification-associated protein YfmH, coding for MEKIHYEKLQETLYHEVMDNGLQVYVLPKPAFLKTYATFATKYGSVDNHFKVAGSEETTVPDGIAHFLEHKMFEEPEGDIFATFASNGASANAFTSFDQTVYLFSATENIETNLSTLVDFVQRPYFTDENVEKEKGIIGQEINMYADNPDWRVYFGLIEAMYSKHPVHIDIAGTIESIATITKETLYTCYNSFYHPSNMLLFVVGGVDPEKVFELVRSNQNSKSYGKQGEIQRIFEEEPAQVATKVKESRLAVSMPKMLFGFKEKAEGLTGEAAVRRDLTTKLMLDLLLGSSTALYQKLYDEELISDSFGHEFNSSPQYAFSAIGGDTKDTDLLLKRIKEEINLVLESGFAEKDFERARKKKIGGYLRMLNSPESIAHEFTRYQFRGGDLFEVLPLYESITLEEVNERLRSHVDWEQLAVSLVVSP
- a CDS encoding DUF3388 domain-containing protein, whose amino-acid sequence is MEYKQWYMEYKIHKNRPGLLGDIASMLGMLEVNILTINGVEGKTRGMLLETSDDEKIMLMGEMLKKVDNITVTALRSPRLVDKLAVRHGRYIDRDSDDRKTFRFTRDELGLLVDFLGELFKREGNQVIGLRGMPRVGKTESIIAGSVCAMKRWTFVSSTLLRQTVRSQLAEDEMNPHNVFIIDGIVSTIRSNEKHYNLLQHVMSMPSTKVIEHPDIFVRESEYTYDNFDIIIELRNIPSEEILYDSFTTSYSDDL